TTATGAAAGCTATTGATATCTGGTATTGCAGCTTCGGAGgacattatttaaaaattgtCCTTGTGTTGGTGCATTCAAAGACACAACAGTTTATGCATTATGATTCCTTTATTGGGCTACAAAAACTGCACCACCCagaaaataacctttttctGCGTAGTGTACTcacaaatcaaatcatttaTGAATTATTGTGACTTATTTCAATTAATATGaattgttaacattttatttacaactttatttacaaattgtttattttcatggtTTTCATTGCTTAAGAAAGGTAAAACTATTATTAGGAAACAACAAACTGGTAACTGATAATTACTGAATGTTTGTAAATGATAGTTTAACTTGGATTAAGATaccctttattttattaaatctgaTCTACGTTCTGAGTTTTACTCACCATTCAAATTGTCAGTCAGTTTGACCATATAATGAGATTAAAACAAggaaataatcaataatcatgaGCCACCTGCTTACTGAGCCCTATCAATACCTTATCATATGAATACCAGAGGGCCTCATTCAcgtataatatttaaaaatggcaCATTGTTTAATAAGATTCCAACCATGAATTTTAGCTTGTTATATACCAGTCTTATGATTCTTTCAATCACATAAACGTTTTCATTGACAAAATATAAGCGAACTGGTCGATCATAATGTATTCATAGATTACAATAGGTAATGTTAAATGGGACATTCTCAATTTGAACATGAATTCATCAGCGCATTGTGAAATACTCTTCCCGGGAAACTTATTTTGATTACGTTTGCTTTTTACGAAGGGTTGGAATCATTGAACTTGTGCCATAGATATCTTTTGAAAACAATttcttgaaaaaacaaacaaatcgaTTGATcctcaaatgtgaaaaatgtcgTATTACAGCATTTACGTGTTACATAAAGGACTACTGCCAAAAACGATACAAAATGACATGAATATCAACGTGCACGTTTTgtataaaaactataaataaccAAGTTTAGCGTTGAGAATACGGTAAAAAATATAATCTACAAatctcttttaaaaatatacccTTTGTGATTCTGACTCTTACAATTTACAGGTTTGCTcggtgtttctgttttttatttgatgctTCCATCACCACAATTCAAATCGctggtgtttcattttaacatcaaaCATAAACTTGTAAATGCTGAGCTGTATCCTATCTGTTTGAGCAGTATGCACATTTTAAGtcgtttttagtttttaacagTACTTGGCACAGATTAGAAATAGTGTTGAGTCTGCCTGGTGACTCAGACAGTTTACGTGAAGGCAGTTTCCAAGATGTGAATCACACCCTTACTGCTGGATAACCTTTCCTCTTTCATGTCGCTGTTACATTGacaatttgaaattaaatttcCTTCACTCACAGTGACCTAAAAGTGACTCAAGGGTTCAATCTGTATGGCTCATTTGGCAAATGTGGCAGTGTTACTTTTCTCCAGATAGTTATACAACCtggttaaacaaaacaaaattagcaacattttctttacaaaaataactatttaaaaTATCTATATAAATTTGAGCATGGCTGTTCATCCATGACCAATACGTTTTAAGGTTCACTTGctattagagctgaaacaactAAGAGTTGATTCAATTGATCAAAACAAGACTAATCGctgttatttatacatttatattcaagTTAATTTAATGTCTTAAGAACATCTGAACTCATGGCTCAGGGAAATTCTGATGTGCATttgtcactattttctgacatttgaaaataataaatgatcaaatcatGGATTAGAAATCAATGGATCAAttgataatgaaagtaatcaatagttgcagccctattGCTAGGTGTTCAAGGGACAACTGAGACTGCTGCATTTCTTTGCGGAATGAAGACCTTGAATTGTGGAGGTCAAAAAGATTGGGAACCTTTCCTCAAAATGAGTAGGAGGACTGCACTGAGGGCATGTTGAGTAAatgtgaagctgctgcagtTTGTTGTGAACACTAGGACACCATGCTGTCAGGAGATGAGGTCAAGTCGAGCAGTTCAAGTCCTTTTTTGTCTGATTTGTTCAAAGAAAGGTCTTCAGCTGGAGTGCATAAGATGGAGATCCTCTAACAAAGGAGAAGAtaggttttaataaaaaatgtgaaaccCACAAACACCTTTTTAAGACGCATTGATCcatttatacatataaacaGCTTACCTGTCGCAGTGTACCGGGAGTGGTGCTCACTTTGTACACCATAACTAGAGGAACCATGAGCGTAGAGGAGAGAGTGAACCACCAGCCTAGCGCATAACCCCACCACGGGTACTCAATTGTGTTGTTGAACTTCAGAGGAGTGTATTTGATCaaggagaaaacaaatgttCCCTGAAAATAGTCACAGAGAAATAAGTGAAAGTGTTGGTTAGACAATGTACATGTCAGAAATGTACCCCCAATCAACCCTAGCTACGATgaagtaaagttttttttaatttaacaataaataaatcaaccaaCAGGGAATCGATATGATTAACTTGTTAGACGAAACCCCTTTAAAGGTGTAGAAGATGAAGAACATGCACTAGCATGCACTAAAAAGCCTGCCCTGCCTCTGCTTacatcacacacagagggagggcaACTTTATtatctgctcaggtagacattactccattatatctttacatttcCAATAGTTGTTTGCTCTTATTATAGAGACCCTTTTAAAAAAGGAGCTGACTGATCCTgcgctatgattggccagtatGCGTTcgggggcgggacttagcgaagGGACATAAAAACTGACAGAGTGAATATTTTTTAGCAACTCACCATGCATATCACTGGAGTGATGTATTTCAAACAATACTTAATCAGGGATAAAGGCTTGTATCCAATCATGTCCTCTATGTTATCATAAAACCGGTCTGCACCTGTAAGTACATGGAATAAGCTCTGGTTAGGGAATTCAACATCACAGTGAAGAAACCATGCACATTCCTCTTGTTTATTAACTCACCGTATATCCATCCAATACAAACAGCTTGCAGTATGGCAAAGAGAAGCAGAGTCATCCCACTGCAGGCATAGTAGTCAAACAACTGGAAGATGTACAATCCACCCTGTGTGTGAGACATCAGTTAGCTATAGTGTTCTTTtaacataagaaaaaaaggttattgTTAAAGAAGtgaagtgacattttaaaatgatcttacATCTGTAACCATCACAAGTCCAataaagaaactgaaaacaCTGATAGCAAGGAGAAGAAGTTTACGTCGATGGCCAACGTGGAAGAAGGAAGGATTCGTGTCTGAAATTGATGTTACGATGGCTTCCAGACctacaaactgaaacacagagTTCCCAGTTACACAACTCCACATATGCGGCACACAAACTTTGCAGAGATAATTTCATAATCATTTAGTAAGTACTCAGAGAGTGCATACCTTTGCCAAGGCTGCACAATCCTCTAATctagttattttttattctaaagattaagacaagacatttttattatgCATCCGGATCCGGATCTGCATCAAGACACACAAAGTGACAAAAGATTCATGGGATACAATAGCAAGATTTTTTCTAACATTAGAAATTGCTGCAGTCGATGATAATGATGTTAATAAACGTTCTCACAGTGTTGTAAAGCTGTTGGCTAtatgcaaacagacaaacaaacaagaccAAAAACACATCAAGAGGTAATACACTGATCTCTTTCTAACTGTGACACCCACAGGACTCCAACCAAGGGCCAAAGATCATAAACCCAAACCTCCCCTTGTTCATAAAGACTGTTATGATGTATGCATATACAAAATGGAAGAAAATCTTTTACCcagttattgttatttcatGATCATTAAAGATATACTATACTGAAATGAAAACTTTTGTCAAGAGAGAATAAAACTGCTGTTTCTGATTCATTCAGTGCTAAAGAAGAATCAGCTTACCTCACTGTCCAGTCCCAGAAGGATGATCATAACGAAAAAGAATATCGCCCAGACCTGAGGAAAAGGCATCATGGCGACTGCTCGAGGATAGGCAATGAATGCCAAGCCGGGACCTGCAGTCACGATGAGatgatcaaaataaaacattgggCATTTTTTTATGCCATTGAGTCAAAGTATCTCACTTTAATGGAATGAAATGCATATTGTGCTATTGCTGACCCTTAAAGTACAATGCTCATTAATTCTTCActttattaataacattttctgtatttttacctGACTCTGCCACTTTTGATATGTCTGTGTTCTGCTCATAAGCCATAAATCCAAGTGCAGAGAAAATGGCAAAGCCTGCAACAAAACTGGTTCCACTGTTCAGGAGGCACAAGTACACACAGTCcctaaagacaaaaaaggacaaaaatacattttagttgtATTAACTATACTTCGAAGCGATGTGGTATTCTTGGTAAAAGcccatcaatttttttttgcccaaaGTGGACATTAAAGATGTTCTGGCTAACGGTCCaatagtatttgtattttttcagcGGCTGTTGTGCTTTTCAAGTGACTTGGCCTAATGAAGCTGCAGCTTTTGCAGGTCACTGTTGGAGgtgttctttctttttgtgtttgtttctgtgaatATTCGTTaccaaattataaaaaacacattagaaaTATTAAATCAAACTTACTTGTAACAGTTGTTGTTGTACTTGTTATAACTGCCAAGTGCAGTTAGACACCCAATGCAAATAGCATAggaataaaatatttgtgtgcCAGCGTCCATCCACACCTGCAAGACAAATAAAGGTCATGTTTTTATctacaataaataacatatgAAATATGACGTTAACTATGTGTTGCAACTCTGTAGTAAACCTAGACAGAACCACCGAATACAGATTTGCTAATGTTTTACAATCATTTCAATCTCCTGACAGTGCTCCAAACGAAATGCATTTGTTAATGAGGGGACAACCTGTGAGTACACAAGGGTTGTAGAGGTGGTAGTTTCAGCAGAGTTACATATCATTTAAACAAAGAAGTAGTAAAGAGTGCTCATACCTGTGGATCAGACAGGCGGGATGGATCTGGGTAGAGGTAGAACTTGATCCCATCTATGGCCCCTGGCAAGGTGACCCCACGAACAAGCAGTACCGCCAGCATCAGATATGGAAATGTGGCGGTAAAGTAAACTACCTGTGGAAGGGTGAGGGTTAATTTGTGGCAACATTGTGGACTTTGATAGCTGAGTGcttgtttaatttgttaattgTTGCTGCAATACGACATGAAGAATGCTAAAGTCCTTGTCCTACCTTCCCAGTGGACTTTACTCCTTTCCAGACACAAAAGTAACAGACGATCCAGGACAGCAGAAGACAGAGAGCCAGCT
This portion of the Anoplopoma fimbria isolate UVic2021 breed Golden Eagle Sablefish chromosome 17, Afim_UVic_2022, whole genome shotgun sequence genome encodes:
- the LOC129105256 gene encoding sodium- and chloride-dependent GABA transporter 2-like isoform X1, with protein sequence MEKPETRSGHPEGCQSASDDGKCAMEKPYGQEVKFMLDMSAAHPAPNTLTRGQWSSKVEFLLAVAGQIIGLGNVWRFPYLCYKNGGGVFFIPYVLFLFTCGIPLFLLETSLGQYTQQGSITCWRKICPLFEGMGFGSLVVVLYSSIYYIVILAWAFLYLFCSFNTELPWASCRNNWNTETCVEFNGGDGSLNWTAAQNSTSPVREFWERRVLNLTGSVHELGSIRWELALCLLLSWIVCYFCVWKGVKSTGKVVYFTATFPYLMLAVLLVRGVTLPGAIDGIKFYLYPDPSRLSDPQVWMDAGTQIFYSYAICIGCLTALGSYNKYNNNCYKDCVYLCLLNSGTSFVAGFAIFSALGFMAYEQNTDISKVAESGPGLAFIAYPRAVAMMPFPQVWAIFFFVMIILLGLDSEFVGLEAIVTSISDTNPSFFHVGHRRKLLLLAISVFSFFIGLVMVTDGGLYIFQLFDYYACSGMTLLLFAILQAVCIGWIYGADRFYDNIEDMIGYKPLSLIKYCLKYITPVICMGTFVFSLIKYTPLKFNNTIEYPWWGYALGWWFTLSSTLMVPLVMVYKVSTTPGTLRQRISILCTPAEDLSLNKSDKKGLELLDLTSSPDSMVS
- the LOC129105256 gene encoding sodium- and chloride-dependent GABA transporter 2-like isoform X2 gives rise to the protein MEKPYGQEVKFMLDMSAAHPAPNTLTRGQWSSKVEFLLAVAGQIIGLGNVWRFPYLCYKNGGGVFFIPYVLFLFTCGIPLFLLETSLGQYTQQGSITCWRKICPLFEGMGFGSLVVVLYSSIYYIVILAWAFLYLFCSFNTELPWASCRNNWNTETCVEFNGGDGSLNWTAAQNSTSPVREFWERRVLNLTGSVHELGSIRWELALCLLLSWIVCYFCVWKGVKSTGKVVYFTATFPYLMLAVLLVRGVTLPGAIDGIKFYLYPDPSRLSDPQVWMDAGTQIFYSYAICIGCLTALGSYNKYNNNCYKDCVYLCLLNSGTSFVAGFAIFSALGFMAYEQNTDISKVAESGPGLAFIAYPRAVAMMPFPQVWAIFFFVMIILLGLDSEFVGLEAIVTSISDTNPSFFHVGHRRKLLLLAISVFSFFIGLVMVTDGGLYIFQLFDYYACSGMTLLLFAILQAVCIGWIYGADRFYDNIEDMIGYKPLSLIKYCLKYITPVICMGTFVFSLIKYTPLKFNNTIEYPWWGYALGWWFTLSSTLMVPLVMVYKVSTTPGTLRQRISILCTPAEDLSLNKSDKKGLELLDLTSSPDSMVS